The Papaver somniferum cultivar HN1 chromosome 6, ASM357369v1, whole genome shotgun sequence genome segment ctgtccttctacGATGTTTCTAAGCTTAACCTTTTTATTGTATTctcttgctagtcttcgttggtAATTCTCCATCTTCTGTAGCGtcgtttcttttatttcttcgagaTCATCGAGCCTTTCCAGCATCATATCCTCtatgaggttcttctcccatgcttcggtcttcgtggttggcatgatgatATCTGTTGGGATGAATACTTCGTCTCCATAGGTGAGGAGGAACGGTGATTCTCCTGTGGATGACCTTCGGGTTGTTCGGtattcccataacacattgtgtaaTTTCTCACACCATCGTCCCTTGTGTTCGTCCAACTTCTTTTTGAGTATGAGGGCAAGGGTCTTGTTCGTGGATACTGCTTGGCCATTTCTTTGAGGATATATGGGagttgatttgttctttctgaTCTTGAAGGTATCAAAGAGCATGTCGATGTTCTTCCCTTGAAGCTGCTTGCCATTGTCGGAGACAATCTCCGCTgggatgccaaacctgcaaataatgttttggaagatgAGCGTGAAAACATCCGAGTCGCGGATTCTTTCTAGGGATTTGGATTCTACCCATTTACTAAAATAATTTGTGTCTACTATCAAGAATCGTCTTTTCCACGATCCTTCGATCAGGGGTcccacgatatctatgccccacttTGATAAAGGCCATGGACTATCCACCGAATTCAGTTTTGTTCCAGGTGCATGGATTCTTTTGGCAAAGCGCTGGCATTCCTCACATCTCcttgacattcttgcagcatctcgtatcattgttggccagtagtACCCTTGCGTCTTTGCCTTATCTGCTAACGATCTCGTTCCGCTGTGGTTACCCGCATCTCCGTAGTGTATGTATTTCAACACCCGATGTCCTTCTTCTCTTGACATGCAGCGTAACAATGGTCCAAGGAAAGACTTTTTATATAAGATTTCATCCCATAGGTCATACCTTTCTGCCTTCGATTGCACCTTCCTAGCTTGTTTGAAGTCCGCAGGCAGCTCCCCTTCTTTGAGGAAAAGGTGAACTTCGGTTCTCCAATATTCTTCGTTCTTGAAGTCTTCGTCGTCCCTCGTCATAATGTCTTCCTCGTGAAAGTCATCCGCGATGTCTTCCCCCACGTCTTCGTCAGCGATATCCTCCCCTACGTCGTCTTTGCGGCTTGTGGCGAAGGATTCTTGAGGAGTGATCGAAGGTTCATATACAATTGTTATTTTGATTGCTTTGACGCTTTCATTCttcaacatggatgatatgtaaGCTAGAGCGTCGGCATGCCTGAGATCCTTTCTGCATAGTGCCGGAATTTAATGTTTGGTACTCAGGATGCCAGTGTATGTACTAAAGCCATGTATGCCGACAAGGTTTCATCATAGACGTTGTATTCTATCCCTATTTATCGTATGACTAGTTATGAATCACTTGTTAGGCGTACGTAAGTTATTCCCATTTATATTATCAAACGAATGGCGTGGACCACAGCTTCGTATTCCATGACATTGTTGGTGTGTCTTTTGAATTCTAGCCTTAGCGCATGTATGATCCTTTCCCCTGTGGGGGttgtgattacgatgcctatgctTGCACCTTCCTTATTCTTTGAcccgtcgacaaagacttcccatcgCCTTTGATTGAATGGTTCTAGAATGTCAAGTGGCTCTTTCCCTTCTTCTGTTTCCGGTATGCCCCTTACTTCTTCATCGTTGTCGAGGGGTAGATCTGCTAAGAAATCAGCGAAGACTTGTGACTTTTGGGAATGTTGTACTTCATGGATAATGTTGAACTGATCAAGGTGACTGTTCCATTTTGCTATCCTTCCTACTTTCCCAGCGCTTTTGAGGACAACCTCCAACGGTGCTTTGCAAGGGACACGAATGTAGTGGGTCAGAAAGTAGGTCCTCAGTTTTTGGGTTGCCCATACCAATGCCAAAATGAgttgctcgatcttcgtgtagtttcttTCTGCCTGGTTGAGAGTCTTACTGACGTAGTAAATTGGTTTCTCTATCTTCTTTTTCGTCTTGACTAACACGGCGCTGACTGCATCTTTTGTCGCCGCAATGTAGAGGGCCAGTacctcatcagggtctggtttctgcaggatcgggattgttGCCAGATATTCCTTAATCTTTTGAAAAGCTTCTTCGCATTCAGTGGTCCATTtgaacttgctcccttttttgaggatgttgaagaagtattTGCAATTATCCGATGATCTGGCGATGAATCTGCCCAGAGCCGCTAAGGCTCCGTTGAGCTTTTGGACTTCCTTCAggttcttcggggatggcatttctacgaTGACCTGGATCTTCAcagggtctacctcgatgcccctttttgttactagGTATCtaaggaattttcctgaggtgacGCCGAATGTGcatttttctgggtttacttTCATGATGTGCTTCCTCATTGCTTCAAAGATGTTTCTCAGGTCTTGATGGTGATCCTTgtgcagcttgcttttgacgagcatatagtCAACATAGACTTCTAGGGTGCTCCCGATCCATgtcttgaagatagcatcgaccattctctggtatgttgcccctgaaTTTCTAAGTCCGAAGGGGCATCTTTGTGTAACAATAGAGGCCGTGCGGGGTATAGAATGTtctatgttgttgatcttcttatgCCAGTgccacttggttgtaaccagaatgtccatccatgaatgataatTGTTTGTACCCTTCGACGGCTTCTACTAATTAATCGATGTTGGGGAGTGGataactatctttggggcacgcCTTATTGAGTTTggtgaaatcgatgcatatccttactcctccATTCTTTTTCAgcacgatgaccatgttcgagatccatgtcggatatttgacttccttgatgaaccctgcttctaACAGCTTGCGGAGTTCCTTCTCTATTGATTTATGATACTCCGGCGCTACTTTACGtactttctgcctgaaaggtAGTGTCTCTGGATTTATACGGagttcgtgttggattatttttggatcaattcctggcatgtctcctAGTTTCCATGCAAAGATATCTGCGTACTCCGTGAACAGCTTGATTGAAGACATATCTCTTTCTctgtccattatggtccctatcttgatcatcttcggatTCTCTTCGGTCCCTATGTTGATCTCCTTCACAGGTTCTACAGGTGTGAACGTGGACTTCGGTTCCCCAAGGAAAGGAatattctttaattgctatttggtgggctctTCAGTCTCCTTTGCTGTTGAAGTGCTCGCCTCAGTGTTTAAAACGATGTTCTCCTTTGTGAGGCTCCTTCCATAAATTTCTTCGAGATAAATATCAATTGCCTTTTCCTTCGCAGTCTCTTTGTTTCGAGCTCTTCGAGATTTACGCTGCTCATCTTGTTCGTTATTGAGTTGATTTTGTAGAGCCTGGCATTCCCGTGCGGTAACCTGATCTCCTTTTATTTCCATTACTCCTTCGGGTGTCGTAAACCTGAGGTACTGGTGATAGGTTGCTGCTACTCCTTTAAGCTTGTGTAACCATCTTCGGCCAATGATGGCGTTATAGGGAGAAGGTGCGTCTACTACACTGAATCGAGTATCAACTTTCATTGGTCCTGTGTTTACTTGTAAAACAATGTCCCCTAGTGGCTTCGTAGGTGCCCCGTAGAACCCATAGATGGTATAGTACGAAGACATCAGTTGCTCGTCATTAAgctccatacgtttgaacgtttCGTATAATAGAAAATTGACTAAGGTTcctccgtcgatgaggatcttacTGATATTGCATCCTGCCACCGGTAACGTGAGGACCAGAGGGTCGttgtgatcttccatatcttcttcgatgtcCTCCGCGTCGAAGGTCACAGGTGCATCCATCCAATGCTCTTGTTCGTCTACTTCCACTCCGTCGATCTTGTACAATTCCTAGTAGTCCTCAAATTGCTTTCTTAACCTCTTCCCTATTTGCGTGGTTAGCGAGGGCCCTGCGGTTTCAGAGCATGAGATGGTGTTAAGGCTTCGGTTTCCTTCGGGTAGTTGAACTTGCTTGCTTCGTTTGACCCTATATTCGGTGTGTCTTTTGTACGTACTTCTTGAGATCTCTTGCGTCAATCAGCTTTTGGATCATTATTGTGAGATTCTTGCATTTATCGATCCGGTGGCCATTGAAGCAGTGGTATTCGCAGTACTCCTTTGATTTCTCGGACCTTGGGTGTTGCTTTCCTttggaccatggccactccaggttcTCCCGACCCTTGATCTCTCTTAGGAtgcgagcgtagctagcatttaGTTTCGTGTAGACCTGGTTTTCGAATTTTCGATCCTCCCGTCGACGATCATCTCTTCGTTCTCTCCTATCTTCGCTAGGCCGTTCGTCTGAGCCGCCCCTCTTGGATCCGCTGGCTTGCTCTACCGAGTTGGTCCGATGAGGTCTTTGATTCTgggctctgggattttcacgatGAATTTCCTTCAGCCTGGCATGTTTCTTAATGATCACTCGAGGATCTCCTTATGTAGCGGGGATGGTACCATGAATCTCGACGAACAACGGGCTCATCCTGTCCagtccccatttgtagcaattgatactGACCACCGGATCGACGTTCCCTATGGATTGACATATCTTGTTCCATCTATCAGTATATTCCCTGATCGTCTCCTTATATCGGATTGCCAGCGAAAAGAGCTTGTTCATTCCGGTGTTAACGATATTGTTGTATATGTAGGTTGCCAAGAACTTCTCAGTGAGCTTGTCGAAGGAATCAATGGAGTTCGGTGGCAGGTTATCGAACCAGGACAGCGCGGATCCTTTTAGACTTGAAGGAAAGTATCCGCAGAGTACTGCATCGTCATAGTCCCACCGGGCCAGGATTCGATTGTAATACCGAAGATGGgctgcgggatcactggatccgtcgtaaCACTCGAAGGCGGGGACAAAGCATTTCTGGGGGATGAGAGCTTTGGCTAAACGCCGAGTTAGTGGGGTAGTGTTGGTTTCCTTCATCATTAGCTCTAGTCTTCCGCCCCCTGCTTAGCTTTCAATTAGCTTGATTTCCGCCATCATTTCTACACGAAGATTATCCATTGCTTGATGGTGTTCCTCGTCAATGGTGGATCGTCCTGTCCTCGAGATCTCGCTATCGAGGTAGTCTGAGTTCTCTGGATTGTAATTTGGGTCGGATCTTCGGTTTCCTATGGCATCTCTTCGGTTTAGCGGCTCTGGGTTGTTCACATTGGCCACTGCCATCTTTCGGTCCTGATTCAGTAGCGGTGCCATGGATTTAGCCTCGTCGTGCGGATTCTCCCCCTCTGCGCTATGGGCGATCCTGTCTTTGAGTTGCTGGTTTTCCTGCGCCAGTAGAGCTACCGCATCTGCGTATACcctctggttcttccttaattctttAAGCTCTGCCATCATCTGGACAGAGTGATTTGATCCTTCTTTTGGGGTCCCCACCTGCATTTGTCCACCGGCCGCTATAGTGTGGTCTTTGTCAACAATCTGTATCAACGGGACCGGAGGGTCAATGTGCGTGGCTTGGAGCTCCATTGGTTGTTGTGCGGGATGATTTCCTATCAAGAGAGGTTGATTAGCTTGAAGTGGTTGATTCTGTTCGTTGGTGAGTGGCATCCCGTAGAGTGGTTGTTGTATCACTGACTCTGCCATCCCTTCACGCTGTTCATTTGGTCTGGTGGCTGCTGTCACTTTGGAGGCTCCTTCTCTGGAAGCTCCCACTTTGGCAGCAGCGGCCTTCAATGCTTCCGCATCGATTATGCTGGCATCCAGAGGCGTCGTGCTTTCAGCTTCATCATGTCTTTTGTCAGCTGCTTTAAGCTTTTCGCCTTTTTGTTTACTGCGCGTCATCACCGTGGTTGTCCTTGGTGCGTCTTTTGAGGACGCTTTGGCTTTTCCTATATCCTTCATTTTTTCCATCTTCGATCCCCTCTTTTTTTTTCTGCACAAATAAATCACCATCGAAGAAATGATATCCGCGTGGGTTGGGTTAGAGTTAGTCTAAGCCGAGCATTTACAAGAGGTGGGGAAAATCCCATAACGAAGATAACAGTTTGAAAAACGAAGATCCTACAAGAATGAAGGTGGATCTACTTatagattttgattttcaaagatgaaaacttgaaaatattttgaaaacaTAGATCCCATAAAAATGAAAATGGATCTACCCATAGATTTGATTTTCAAAGATaaaaacttgaaaatattttgaaagCGTAGATCCCATAAAAATGGAAGTGGATCTACCCATAGATTTGATTTTCAAAGATAAAAATTTGAAAGTATTTTGAAAACGTAGATCCCATAAAAATGAAAGTGGATCTACCCATTGATTTGATTTTCAAagaatcttgaaaatattttgaaagTGTAGATCCCATAAAAATGGAAGTGGATCTACCCATAGATTTGATTTTCAAAGATAAAAACTTGAAAGTATTTTGAAAACGTAGATCCCATAAAAATGAAAGTGGATCTACACATAGATTTGATTTTCAAAGATaaaaacttgaaaatattttgaaagCGTAGATCCCATAAAAATGGAAGTGGATC includes the following:
- the LOC113291016 gene encoding uncharacterized protein LOC113291016, which translates into the protein MDAPVTFDAEDIEEDMEDHNDPLVLTLPVAGCNISKILIDGGTLVNFLLYETFKRMELNDEQLMSSYYTIYGFYGAPTKPLGDIVLQVNTGPMKVDTRFSVVDAPSPYNAIIGRRWLHKLKGVAATYHQYLRFTTPEGVMEIKGDQVTARECQALQNQLNNEQDEQRKSRRARNKETAKEKAIDIYLEEIYGRSLTKENIVLNTEASTSTAKETEEPTK